The following proteins are co-located in the Castanea sativa cultivar Marrone di Chiusa Pesio chromosome 8, ASM4071231v1 genome:
- the LOC142605941 gene encoding uncharacterized protein LOC142605941 yields MFNEIEGNFDDVDIRTFKVSLPAEHDLRKSLTRKPVGAVHQLMDRIDEYKRVEEDQQQGKGKAKMGGDPTKRNQSLHCQYHQERGHTTEDCRTLWNHLEQLMQAGKLKQFLHQPNEQGSQPVSRAHRDASSKPLLGKISVIFATLGRTGSFPSRVMFIVWPPAGDLTPGPKRSRVGV; encoded by the exons atgttcaatgagattgaggGAAACTTCGATGATGTGGACATAAGAACCTTTAAGGTCAGCCTACCCGccgagcatgacttgaggaagtccctGACAAGAAAACCAGTTGGGGCCGTGCACCAGCTTATGGATCGCATTGATGAGTATAAGCGGGTAGAAGaggaccagcagcaaggaaagggaaaggcaAAG atgggaggagaCCCCACGAAGCGCAACCAGAGTCTTCACTGCCAATACCACCAGGAGCGTGGGCATACTACTGAGGATTGTAGGACtttgtggaaccatctagagcagctaaTGCAAGcaggaaagttaaagcaattcttGCATCAACCTAATGAACAAGGCAGTCAGCCCGTGTCAAGAGCACATAGAGATGCCTCTTCAAAACCCCTATTGGGCAAAATTAGCGTAATCTTCGCTACTCTGGGGAGAACTGGCTCCTTTCCATCCAGGGTAATGTTCATAGTTTGGCCACCTGCTGGGGACTTAACTCCTGGTCCAAAAAGGAGCAGAGTGGGAGTTTGA
- the LOC142607763 gene encoding cysteine--tRNA ligase 2, cytoplasmic, with amino-acid sequence MAEKEGFRVYNSMTQQKQIFNTHVPGRVGMYVCGVTAYDFSHIGHARAAVNFDVLYRYLQHLGYEVTYVRNFTDVDDKIIRRANELGEEPLNLSNRFCQEYLVDMADLQCLTPTHQPRVSEHMEQIKDMITQIINNDSAYTVDGDVYFSVDKSPNYGQLSGQKLENNRAGERVAVDTRKRNPADFALWKAAKPDEPSWDSPWGPGRPGWHIECSAMSAHFLSYSFDIHGGGIDLIFPHHENEIAQSCAACQESHVSYWMHNGHVTNNNEKMSKSLGNFFTIRQITERYHPLALRLFLLSAHYRSPLNYTVLQLESASDAVYYIYQTLQDCEDALSPFQQENLKEGPDQKSKTARVTPAAQECISKLRSEFQSKMSDDLNTAQILTCAFQEALKFINSSLNILKKKQQKQQLSVVQSLIELEKEVKEVLSILGLLSSSTYLEVLLQLKDKALKRAGWEESYVLNQIEERKLARENKDFLKSDQIRASLTLKGIALMDVGKETIWRPCIPVEPVQPAQPVEQEHKTLPVEQKTGTTG; translated from the exons ATGGCGGAGAAAGAGGGATTTAGGGTTTACAACTCGATGACACAGCAGAAGCAGATCTTCAATACGCACGTGCCGGGGCGCGTGGGCATGTACGTGTGCGGCGTCACTGCCTACGATTTCAGCCACATTGGCCACGCCCGCGCCGCCGTCAATTTCGACGTCCTCTACAG ATACCTACAACACTTGGGATATGAAGTTACTTATGTGCGGAATTTCACTGATGTTGATGACAAG ATAATTCGTAGGGCAAATGAGCTTGGGGAGGAACCATTAAATTTAAGTAACCGTTTTTGCCAAGAATATCTTGTAGACATGGCTGACCTTCAGTGCCTCACTCCTACCCATCAGCCGCGTGTTTCTGAGCATATGGAGCAGATAAAGGATATGATAACTCAG ATCATCAACAATGACTCTGCATACACCGTTGATGGGGATGTGTACTTTTCTGTTGATAAATCCCCAAATTATGGCCAGTTATCAGGGCAGAAACTGGAAAACAACAGGGCTGGTGAACGAGTTGCTGTTGACACAAGAAAGCGTAATCCTGCTGACTTTGCATTGTGGAAG GCTGCAAAGCCTGATGAGCCAAGTTGGGACAGCCCATGGGGTCCTGGAAGACCAGGGTGGCACATAGAGTGCAGTGCAATGAGTGCTCATTTCCTGTCCTACAGTTTTGATATTCATGGTGGTGGAATTGATTTGATCTTTCCACATCATGAAAATGAGATTGCCCAGAGCTGTGCTGCTTGCCAAGAGAGCCATGTTAGTTACTGGATGCATAATGGGCATGTCACTAATAACAATGAGAAAATGTCCAAGTCCttgggtaatttttttacaattcgtCAG ATTACCGAACGGTACCATCCACTGGCTTTGAGACTTTTCTTGTTAAGCGCACACTATCGATCTCCTCTCAATTACACAGTATTGCAGCTGGAAAGTGCATCAGATGCTGTTTATTACATATATCAG ACATTGCAAGACTGTGAAGATGCTTTGTCCCCATTTCAACAAGAAAATCTCAAGGAGGGGCCAGATCAGAAAAGCAAAACAGCTCGGGTTACTCCTGCTGCCCAAGAGTGCATAAGTAAGCTACGTAGTGAGTTCCAGAGTAAAATGTCAGATGACTTGAACACTGCACAGATATTGACTTGTGCTTTTCAAGAAGCCTTGAAGTTCATAAACAGTTCTTTGAACATACTCAAG aaaaagcaACAGAAACAACAATTATCAGTGGTTCAGTCTCTTATTGAATTAGAGAAAGAAGTTAAAGAAGTTCTAAGTATTCTGGGATTGCTTTCCTCTTCCACTTACTTGGAG GTTTTGCTGCAATTAAAAGACAAGGCTTTGAAAAGAGCAGGGTGGGAGGAAAGTTATGTGTTGAATCagattgaagaaagaaaactaGCAAGGGAAAATAAGGATTTCTTAAAGAGTGATCAGATCAGGGCTTCTTTAACTTTGAAGGGTATTGCACTCATGGATGTGGGCAAGGAAACTATTTGGAGACCATGCATACCAGTTGAACCTGTGCAGCCGGCACAGCCAGTTGAACAGGAACATAAGACCCTGCCAGTTGAACAGAAAACAGGCACCACTGGttga